A single genomic interval of Candidatus Bathyanammoxibius amoris harbors:
- a CDS encoding insulinase family protein, whose translation MRRNGFRNVVIIALALVVSVLLGGYAHAQHAMPGKGAALTEPQSKGAKIVSKFKYEPLVWSPPRVERRVLPNGMILFMLEDHELPLVNITAAVRTGSIYEPADKAGLASLTGYVMRSGGTTNMSAEEINRELEYMAASVETSIGREEGSIGLSVMTKDLDKTLEIFADILRHPAFPEDKIEQRKEEVLESIRRENDDPTQIAFREFRKLLYEPHPYNRKVNGYADTIPRITREDMIAFHNKFFHPNNMIMGISGDFDTAEMLRKLEKVFSGWEKEKIDFPHVPKVDKETELSVNYVDKDLNQSTILLGNIAIERTNPDYFAVKLMSFILGEGSFTARIPKKVRDEEGLAYSVYSAFHTPRDLGFFFVSCQTKVESTSRAIELILEEIRRIKQRPVSDDELNGAKDTFINQFIFLFTTSGAIVSHMVDIEYKGLPLDYLDTYVDNIKAVTREDLMKVAKKYLHPDKIIILVVGDEDKFDRPLNDFGKVNVLELEPAQ comes from the coding sequence ATGAGGAGAAACGGATTCCGGAACGTCGTGATTATAGCCCTTGCCCTGGTCGTGTCCGTGTTGCTCGGCGGCTACGCGCACGCGCAGCACGCGATGCCCGGAAAGGGCGCGGCCCTTACGGAGCCCCAGTCAAAGGGCGCGAAGATTGTGTCAAAGTTCAAATATGAGCCGCTTGTGTGGTCGCCCCCTAGGGTGGAACGCAGGGTGCTCCCCAACGGGATGATACTGTTTATGCTGGAGGACCACGAACTCCCCCTGGTGAACATAACGGCGGCAGTGAGAACGGGCTCCATTTACGAACCCGCGGACAAGGCCGGTCTGGCGTCCCTCACCGGGTACGTGATGCGTTCGGGCGGGACGACGAACATGAGCGCCGAAGAGATTAACAGGGAACTTGAATACATGGCCGCCTCGGTTGAGACGAGTATCGGCAGGGAGGAAGGCTCCATCGGGCTCTCCGTAATGACAAAGGACCTGGACAAGACACTGGAAATCTTTGCTGACATACTGAGGCACCCCGCGTTCCCCGAAGACAAGATTGAGCAGAGAAAGGAAGAGGTCCTTGAATCCATAAGAAGAGAAAACGACGACCCTACCCAGATAGCCTTCAGGGAGTTCCGCAAGCTCCTGTACGAACCACATCCTTACAACCGGAAGGTCAACGGCTACGCCGATACGATTCCAAGGATTACCAGAGAAGACATGATAGCCTTCCATAACAAATTCTTCCATCCCAACAACATGATTATGGGCATCTCTGGCGACTTTGACACGGCGGAGATGTTACGGAAGCTCGAAAAGGTCTTCAGTGGATGGGAAAAGGAGAAGATAGACTTTCCACATGTGCCAAAGGTCGACAAAGAAACGGAACTCTCCGTGAACTACGTCGACAAAGACTTGAACCAGTCCACCATCCTCCTCGGTAACATCGCGATTGAGAGGACAAACCCGGACTACTTCGCCGTTAAGCTGATGAGCTTTATCCTGGGGGAGGGCAGTTTCACGGCCAGGATACCCAAAAAGGTAAGAGACGAGGAGGGGCTTGCCTACTCCGTCTACAGCGCGTTCCATACCCCGAGGGATCTAGGGTTCTTCTTTGTCTCGTGTCAGACCAAGGTCGAGTCCACCTCAAGGGCCATAGAACTTATACTGGAAGAGATTCGGAGGATAAAACAAAGGCCCGTGAGCGATGACGAGCTCAACGGTGCAAAGGACACCTTCATAAATCAGTTTATCTTCCTCTTCACTACCAGCGGCGCCATAGTAAGCCACATGGTGGATATAGAATATAAGGGCCTGCCCCTTGATTACCTGGACACCTATGTGGACAACATAAAGGCCGTTACCAGAGAAGACTTGATGAAAGTGGCAAAGAAATACCTCCATCCCGATAAAATAATCATCCTTGTAGTGGGAGACGAGGACAAGTTTGACCGTCCCCTCAACGACTTTGGGAAGGTCAACGTGCTGGAACTGGAACCGGCACAATAG